Proteins encoded together in one Corynebacterium liangguodongii window:
- a CDS encoding MMPL family transporter, protein MAKILFNLGRWSYLHRWRVIVAWLLLLAGTAGAGFALAKPFTSEFSISGTPSIAALESLQENFPGAGDVSTAPSVNLVFAAPEGERLDSPENMAAMDRAVGYIRDNLEGITSTERFGNPVKVNEEITRTIVEQMTRMGMPEESAKQDAYNVRMVSDDARIAYTVFNFGADSALTVPQADRDVVSEAMQLARDAGLTVEAGGPGFGDPLEIKTTSELIGLGVALLVLMITFGSLVAASMPVVTAVIGVGIGALLIVVATRFTELNEITPVLAVMIGLAVGIDYALFILSRFRQERARLSGPDAAGMATGTAGSSVVFAGLTVFTALVALSLAGIEFLTWMGLSAAVTVAISVLIALTLIPALLGAWGERSFGAKIPGVAGNPGPGKRPGKDLAVASLGRRWVGLVKRFPAVAMAVVVLGLGALSIPVLSLQMALPADTTSNLDTTQRKSADLLAEGFGPGINGQFLVVVDAHGVNPDAEILRPYVDAIPDEVGGQAQKAALASFLYTVGEAKSVIGVRHAQLVAVNDDLTAAQIAATPTAGPEEEFTLDVAHGLRETGQRVEDATGVAIGLTGLTAVQMDITEELAGAMPLYLGIVVGLAIVLLIVVFRSLAVPLVAGLGFLLSVGAAFGVTIAVFQMGFLGLVNTAAPIISFMPIFLIGVTFGLAMDYQVFLVTRMREHYLRARGNGPGAELRAVEESTVEGFAQGARVVTAAAIIMIAVFVAFVDQPLPFIQIFGFALGVAVLFDAFFIRMTLVPASMFILGRAAWWMPRWLDRLLPEVDVEGTALEAEFERRAGADKEPADA, encoded by the coding sequence ATGGCGAAGATTCTGTTCAACCTGGGCCGGTGGTCCTACCTGCACCGGTGGCGCGTCATCGTAGCCTGGCTGCTGCTCCTCGCGGGCACGGCCGGGGCGGGCTTTGCGCTGGCGAAGCCGTTTACCTCGGAATTTTCCATCTCCGGCACGCCGTCCATCGCGGCGCTGGAGAGCCTGCAGGAAAACTTCCCCGGCGCAGGAGATGTCTCTACTGCACCGAGCGTCAACCTCGTCTTCGCTGCGCCGGAGGGGGAGAGGCTGGATTCGCCGGAGAACATGGCCGCGATGGATCGCGCGGTGGGCTACATCCGGGATAACCTCGAGGGCATCACCAGCACCGAGCGTTTTGGTAACCCGGTGAAGGTCAACGAGGAGATTACCCGCACGATCGTCGAGCAGATGACCCGGATGGGGATGCCGGAAGAGTCGGCGAAGCAGGACGCCTACAACGTGCGCATGGTCTCCGACGACGCGCGGATCGCCTATACGGTATTCAACTTCGGGGCCGATTCCGCGCTGACGGTGCCGCAGGCCGACCGCGACGTGGTCAGCGAGGCGATGCAGCTGGCGCGCGACGCCGGGCTGACGGTGGAGGCGGGCGGGCCCGGCTTCGGTGACCCGCTGGAGATCAAGACCACCAGCGAGCTCATCGGCCTCGGGGTGGCGCTGTTGGTGCTCATGATTACCTTCGGCTCGCTCGTCGCGGCGTCAATGCCCGTGGTCACCGCGGTGATCGGAGTGGGCATCGGCGCGCTGCTCATTGTGGTGGCAACGAGGTTCACCGAGCTCAACGAGATCACCCCGGTCCTCGCGGTGATGATCGGGCTGGCCGTGGGCATTGACTACGCGCTGTTTATCCTCTCGCGCTTCCGCCAGGAGCGCGCCCGCCTGAGCGGCCCGGACGCCGCGGGCATGGCCACGGGCACGGCCGGCTCTTCGGTCGTCTTCGCCGGGTTGACCGTCTTTACCGCGCTCGTCGCCCTGTCCCTGGCGGGAATTGAGTTCCTCACCTGGATGGGGCTCTCTGCCGCCGTGACGGTCGCCATCTCCGTCCTCATCGCGCTCACCCTCATCCCGGCGCTCTTGGGGGCGTGGGGCGAGCGCTCGTTTGGGGCGAAGATCCCGGGCGTGGCGGGCAACCCTGGGCCGGGGAAGCGGCCGGGCAAGGACCTCGCGGTGGCTTCTCTCGGGCGGCGCTGGGTGGGCCTGGTCAAGCGCTTCCCGGCCGTCGCCATGGCGGTGGTTGTTCTCGGGCTCGGCGCCCTTTCCATCCCGGTGCTCAGCCTGCAAATGGCGCTGCCGGCGGATACGACCTCGAACCTGGATACGACCCAGCGCAAGTCGGCCGACCTGCTCGCCGAGGGCTTCGGCCCCGGCATCAACGGCCAGTTCCTCGTCGTGGTCGACGCGCACGGAGTCAACCCCGACGCCGAGATCCTGCGCCCGTACGTCGATGCGATCCCGGACGAGGTCGGCGGTCAGGCCCAAAAGGCGGCGCTCGCCTCGTTCCTCTACACGGTGGGTGAGGCGAAGTCCGTCATCGGCGTGCGCCACGCCCAGCTCGTCGCGGTGAACGACGATCTCACGGCGGCCCAGATCGCGGCAACACCGACGGCGGGCCCGGAGGAGGAGTTCACCCTCGACGTGGCGCACGGGCTGCGGGAGACCGGCCAGCGCGTCGAGGACGCGACCGGGGTTGCGATCGGCCTGACGGGCCTGACCGCGGTGCAGATGGATATCACCGAAGAGCTCGCAGGCGCCATGCCGCTCTACCTGGGGATCGTGGTGGGCTTGGCCATCGTGCTGCTCATCGTCGTTTTCCGCTCTCTCGCGGTGCCGTTGGTGGCCGGGCTGGGGTTCCTGCTTTCTGTGGGCGCGGCCTTTGGCGTGACCATTGCGGTGTTCCAAATGGGATTTCTGGGCCTGGTCAACACCGCCGCGCCGATCATTTCGTTCATGCCCATCTTCCTCATCGGCGTGACCTTCGGCCTTGCGATGGACTACCAGGTCTTCCTTGTCACCCGCATGCGCGAGCACTACCTGCGCGCGCGTGGAAACGGGCCGGGCGCGGAGCTGCGCGCCGTGGAGGAATCGACGGTAGAGGGCTTTGCTCAGGGGGCACGCGTGGTCACGGCCGCGGCCATTATCATGATCGCGGTGTTCGTCGCGTTCGTGGATCAGCCGCTGCCGTTCATCCAGATCTTCGGCTTTGCGTTGGGGGTGGCCGTGCTTTTCGACGCCTTCTTTATCCGCATGACCCTCGTGCCCGCCTCGATGTTCATCCTCGGGCGCGCCGCGTGGTGGATGCCACGCTGGCTCGACCGCCTGCTGCCGGAGGTCGACGTCGAGGGCACCGCGCTCGAGGCGGAATTTGAACGCCGCGCAGGCGCAGACAAGGAGCCGGCCGATGCCTGA
- the tgt gene encoding tRNA guanosine(34) transglycosylase Tgt produces MPEHTPDTTFEIAARLAGTGGRAGVIRTPHGDIATPAFIPVATKATVKTLTPEQVRQVGAQAILSNAYHLYLQPGPEIVDEAGGLAVFENWHGPTYTDSGGFQVMSLGAGFRKVLAMSLDGYSEAEVRAAHKERLARVDEDGVDFKSVIDGSAHRFTPEVSMQIQHQLGADIMFAFDELTTLIDTRNYQERSVERTHRWAKRCLDEHDRLTRARAGKPLQSLWGVVQGAQYEDLRRAAARGLVGLDAQARAEGKRGFGGFGIGGALEKENLGTIVGWVTAELPEEKPRHLLGISEPDDIFAAVEAGVDTFDCVAPTRLGRRGGVYTLDGRLNLTAARFTRDFSGVDEEFGGYVSENYTRAYIHHLLKAKEFLAGTLCTMHNLEFMLRLVDTIRARIADGTYWQFKEEFMGRYYATATS; encoded by the coding sequence ATGCCTGAGCACACGCCGGATACGACCTTTGAGATCGCCGCGCGGCTTGCGGGCACGGGCGGGCGTGCCGGGGTGATCCGCACCCCGCACGGCGATATTGCCACGCCGGCGTTTATTCCCGTGGCCACGAAGGCGACGGTCAAGACCCTCACGCCCGAGCAGGTGCGCCAGGTCGGCGCCCAGGCGATCTTGTCCAACGCCTACCACCTCTACCTCCAGCCCGGACCCGAGATTGTCGACGAGGCCGGGGGGCTAGCGGTTTTCGAGAACTGGCACGGCCCCACGTACACCGACTCCGGCGGCTTCCAGGTGATGAGCCTGGGCGCGGGGTTTAGGAAGGTGCTGGCGATGAGCCTGGACGGCTACAGCGAGGCCGAGGTGCGCGCCGCCCACAAGGAGCGGCTGGCCCGGGTGGACGAGGATGGGGTTGATTTCAAAAGCGTCATCGACGGCTCCGCGCACCGGTTTACCCCCGAGGTCTCCATGCAGATCCAGCACCAGCTCGGTGCCGATATCATGTTCGCCTTCGATGAGCTCACCACCCTGATTGATACCCGCAACTACCAGGAGCGTTCGGTCGAGCGCACGCACCGCTGGGCGAAGCGCTGTCTTGATGAGCACGATCGGCTCACCCGGGCGCGGGCGGGCAAGCCGCTCCAATCGCTGTGGGGCGTGGTGCAGGGCGCGCAGTACGAGGACCTGCGCCGCGCCGCGGCACGGGGGCTCGTTGGGCTCGATGCGCAGGCGCGCGCGGAAGGCAAGCGCGGTTTCGGCGGCTTCGGCATCGGCGGCGCGCTGGAGAAGGAAAACTTGGGCACCATCGTCGGCTGGGTCACCGCGGAGCTGCCGGAGGAAAAGCCCCGCCACCTACTGGGCATCTCCGAGCCGGACGATATTTTTGCTGCCGTCGAGGCCGGGGTTGACACCTTCGATTGCGTCGCGCCGACGCGGCTGGGGCGGCGCGGCGGGGTCTACACCTTAGACGGTCGGCTCAACCTCACCGCGGCGCGGTTCACGCGCGATTTTTCGGGGGTGGACGAGGAATTCGGCGGCTACGTCTCGGAGAATTACACCCGGGCCTACATCCATCACTTGCTCAAGGCGAAGGAGTTCTTAGCCGGGACGCTGTGCACGATGCACAACCTCGAGTTCATGCTGCGGCTGGTCGATACCATCCGCGCGCGCATCGCTGACGGCACGTACTGGCAGTTCAAGGAGGAGTTTATGGGGCGCTACTACGCCACGGCGACGTCGTGA
- a CDS encoding queuosine precursor transporter produces the protein MNPTVTRSPYPILIAVLCAVSIVSNITAQKGVEIGPLITDGAFYLFPVSYIIGDVLAEVYGFSTARRSVFYSFGVSLLAIVCFQISVWLPPADFYDGQETFATVLGFLPRMLLAGFAGYLVGQILNAWVLQKMKDRFGPANMWARLIGSTVVGEFADTLIFCAIAAGVIGIETPGQFANYVIVGFLWKTFMEIVLLPITYPVIGTVRRAEQRLAHDVAVA, from the coding sequence GTGAATCCCACAGTGACCCGCTCCCCGTACCCGATCCTCATCGCCGTGCTCTGCGCGGTGAGCATCGTCTCCAACATCACCGCCCAAAAAGGTGTCGAAATCGGGCCCCTCATTACCGACGGCGCCTTCTACCTCTTCCCCGTCTCCTACATCATCGGCGACGTCCTTGCCGAAGTCTACGGGTTTAGCACCGCCCGGCGCTCAGTGTTCTATAGCTTCGGCGTCTCGCTGCTCGCCATTGTTTGCTTCCAGATCTCCGTGTGGCTGCCCCCGGCCGACTTCTACGACGGGCAAGAGACCTTTGCCACGGTCCTCGGGTTCTTACCAAGGATGCTGCTCGCGGGATTCGCCGGCTACCTCGTCGGACAGATCCTCAACGCCTGGGTGCTGCAGAAGATGAAAGACCGCTTCGGCCCGGCGAACATGTGGGCCCGCCTCATCGGCTCCACCGTCGTCGGCGAATTCGCAGACACGCTGATCTTTTGCGCCATCGCCGCCGGCGTCATCGGAATCGAGACCCCAGGGCAGTTCGCCAACTACGTCATCGTCGGCTTTTTGTGGAAGACCTTCATGGAGATCGTCTTGCTGCCGATTACCTACCCCGTCATCGGTACCGTGCGCCGCGCCGAGCAGCGGCTCGCTCACGACGTCGCCGTGGCGTAG
- the gluQRS gene encoding tRNA glutamyl-Q(34) synthetase GluQRS translates to MSAGRFAPSPSGDLHVGNLRTAVLAWLFARGSARRFYLRVEDIDSERSTRSAASRQQEDLAAIGIEFDPPVVFQSDRGELYADALGRLPVYECYCTRRDIRNASRAPHARSGLYPGTCRDLDDTQRAYRRHQLAAEGRVPSLRLRAEAAQWRVRDYYRGEVTGPVDDVVLRRGGSINQAQAGDWAYNLAVVVDDGEQGVDQVVRGEDLLFSAPAQAYLAHLLGYPEPVYAHVPLVVTPEGHRLAKRDGAVALREIGSVREVVGWIAESLGCAGVGRLSELLGVFEPERLPLGPCVWERT, encoded by the coding sequence ATGAGTGCTGGTAGATTCGCGCCTTCGCCGAGTGGAGACCTGCATGTGGGCAACCTGCGTACGGCGGTGCTCGCGTGGCTCTTTGCGCGGGGTAGCGCACGGAGGTTCTATCTACGGGTGGAGGACATTGATTCCGAGCGCTCCACCCGCTCTGCGGCAAGCCGCCAGCAAGAGGATTTGGCAGCGATCGGGATCGAGTTCGATCCCCCGGTGGTCTTCCAATCCGACCGCGGCGAGCTCTACGCAGACGCGCTGGGTCGCCTTCCGGTCTACGAGTGCTACTGCACCCGCCGTGATATTCGCAACGCTTCTCGCGCGCCGCACGCGCGGTCCGGGCTCTACCCGGGCACGTGCCGCGATTTGGATGACACGCAGCGTGCGTATCGACGCCACCAGCTCGCCGCCGAGGGTCGTGTGCCGTCGTTGCGTCTGCGGGCGGAGGCCGCGCAGTGGCGCGTGCGGGATTACTACCGCGGGGAGGTTACAGGGCCGGTCGATGACGTGGTGCTGCGGCGCGGGGGCAGCATCAACCAGGCACAGGCGGGGGATTGGGCCTATAACCTCGCGGTCGTCGTCGACGACGGTGAACAAGGCGTGGATCAGGTGGTGCGCGGTGAAGATCTGTTGTTTTCCGCCCCGGCGCAGGCTTACCTTGCGCACCTGTTGGGCTACCCGGAGCCGGTCTACGCCCACGTTCCGTTGGTGGTCACGCCGGAAGGGCACAGGTTGGCCAAGCGTGATGGGGCGGTGGCATTGCGAGAGATTGGCAGCGTGCGCGAGGTTGTGGGGTGGATCGCTGAGTCGCTTGGGTGCGCGGGGGTGGGGCGGCTCAGCGAGCTTCTCGGGGTCTTCGAGCCTGAGCGGCTTCCACTAGGACCGTGTGTGTGGGAACGCACATAG
- a CDS encoding SGNH/GDSL hydrolase family protein has product MGFIRKAAAIAAAVALTAAGVVASPAHADPAPGQYKKYVALGDSFAAVGSVSQFEWNDRPLCIRSKDNYPRQLAGRLGLSGPDQFLDATCAWARTQDYWGPQHTPVPFANPQTQADAVTPDTDLVTLTFGGNPSAMFLTAACVGAYTGLHSRPNAVDASSSYPPQVWRALYDAKRQADSLGLGCASGAPAIAKANENFYWEYLDIVRDVKRRAPHAEVRVVGYYDIIGDPNKLCLSTGGMGVEDVHFIKDYIAGLNDVARRVAADAGAVYVDSPTETNGICADTQREGTAPGILGVGPLEGDDAIPFHPTKFGQARTADTVFQSL; this is encoded by the coding sequence ATGGGATTCATCAGGAAGGCCGCGGCCATCGCGGCAGCAGTTGCGCTGACCGCGGCGGGAGTTGTGGCATCCCCGGCGCACGCTGACCCCGCGCCGGGGCAGTATAAGAAGTATGTCGCACTCGGGGATTCCTTCGCCGCGGTGGGGTCGGTTTCGCAGTTTGAGTGGAACGACCGCCCGCTGTGCATCCGCTCGAAAGACAACTACCCGCGCCAGCTTGCCGGGCGGCTCGGGCTGTCCGGGCCCGACCAGTTCCTTGACGCGACGTGCGCGTGGGCACGCACTCAGGACTACTGGGGGCCGCAACATACCCCGGTGCCGTTCGCTAACCCGCAGACGCAGGCCGACGCCGTTACCCCTGATACAGATCTGGTGACGCTGACCTTCGGCGGCAACCCCTCGGCGATGTTTTTGACGGCGGCGTGTGTAGGCGCATACACGGGACTGCACTCTCGGCCGAACGCAGTCGACGCGTCGTCGTCCTACCCGCCGCAGGTATGGCGTGCACTGTATGACGCTAAGCGTCAGGCCGATAGCCTGGGCCTGGGATGCGCTTCCGGCGCCCCGGCCATTGCTAAGGCAAACGAGAATTTCTACTGGGAGTATCTCGACATTGTGCGCGACGTTAAGCGCCGCGCACCGCACGCGGAGGTCCGGGTCGTGGGTTACTATGACATCATCGGCGACCCGAATAAGCTCTGCCTATCCACAGGCGGCATGGGCGTGGAAGACGTGCACTTCATCAAGGACTACATCGCCGGACTGAACGATGTCGCGCGCCGGGTCGCGGCCGATGCCGGGGCCGTCTACGTTGATTCGCCAACGGAGACCAACGGTATCTGCGCGGACACACAACGAGAGGGAACGGCCCCCGGCATCCTCGGAGTAGGCCCGCTTGAAGGCGACGACGCGATCCCGTTCCACCCGACCAAGTTCGGACAGGCGAGGACCGCGGACACCGTCTTCCAGTCTCTCTAA
- a CDS encoding AlbA family DNA-binding domain-containing protein, translating to MNSNQHQSHWNPEALAAALDNLRAAGGIATLFDSRAAFDGAAEDIGRSICAFANMPAGGAIVLGVDPEQDFAVVGLPAPAQAQLEISQLVQDAIAPAPELTFDFVDVDSHIVLIIDVAGRRGDEFSTYEGVAYLRRGGANAELTPDDVALLQPGQGRRGDFEPVLGVGTAQLSGGAVEKVVDKARAAKKHFAAIDDDAALLELLGVVSKDGEVRVAGLYALGAYPQSIFEALGVILRIEGVGDEVVTGALPELLERAERAVADHAPQLPAETVRTVLADALLHRDLTASLDAGRQVEVEITGRAVTVTSPGRMPANERLRRIAALLETSDGRPVFGFAPLAQLATRRAFFEHGLREPRTIDAAVATTVVFPLTPRLSEAESQWLTSISGLLTPLQGDILVRLRGGEELTPEALAAGEYPWYDGEKVSEAIAGLEHSGLLYRYNGIYKLKGQAAEQPESARSGTRRRRRRRRRKNNREVVVGALEKLGTATVSELESETKLSKTQIRYVLNTLIEASSATMEGGRGQRRTTYTLVEGDKPLDRGVSAVDEVVGAVDEGRGVGE from the coding sequence GTGAATAGTAATCAACATCAATCTCACTGGAATCCAGAGGCTCTCGCCGCGGCTCTCGACAACCTGCGTGCGGCGGGTGGAATTGCAACTTTATTTGATTCCCGCGCCGCATTCGACGGCGCGGCCGAGGATATCGGGCGCAGCATCTGTGCGTTTGCCAATATGCCGGCCGGCGGGGCCATCGTGCTCGGAGTCGACCCGGAGCAGGATTTCGCGGTCGTCGGTCTGCCCGCCCCGGCGCAGGCGCAGCTGGAGATCTCGCAGCTAGTGCAAGACGCCATCGCCCCGGCTCCCGAGCTGACTTTTGATTTCGTCGATGTGGATTCCCACATCGTCCTCATCATCGACGTCGCGGGGCGCCGCGGCGATGAGTTTTCCACCTACGAGGGCGTGGCCTACCTGCGCCGTGGCGGTGCGAACGCGGAGCTCACGCCCGATGACGTCGCCTTGCTGCAACCGGGGCAGGGGCGCCGCGGCGATTTCGAGCCCGTGCTCGGGGTCGGTACCGCGCAGTTGAGCGGCGGGGCGGTAGAAAAGGTCGTCGATAAGGCGCGCGCGGCCAAGAAGCACTTTGCCGCAATCGATGATGATGCCGCGCTCCTTGAGCTGCTCGGCGTGGTGTCCAAAGACGGCGAGGTCCGCGTCGCCGGGCTCTACGCGCTCGGCGCGTACCCGCAGTCCATCTTCGAGGCGCTGGGCGTGATCCTGCGCATCGAGGGCGTGGGCGATGAAGTTGTCACCGGTGCACTGCCCGAACTGCTCGAGCGCGCCGAGCGGGCTGTGGCCGATCACGCCCCGCAGCTGCCTGCGGAGACCGTGCGCACCGTGCTTGCCGACGCCTTGCTTCACCGCGACCTCACCGCCTCCCTCGACGCGGGGCGTCAGGTCGAGGTGGAGATCACGGGGCGGGCGGTCACCGTGACCAGCCCCGGCAGGATGCCTGCCAACGAGCGCCTGCGCCGCATCGCCGCGCTTCTGGAGACCTCGGACGGCAGGCCCGTCTTCGGCTTCGCGCCGCTTGCGCAGCTTGCCACCCGGCGCGCGTTCTTCGAGCACGGGCTGCGCGAGCCCCGCACGATCGACGCCGCGGTGGCCACCACGGTGGTATTCCCGCTCACCCCGCGCCTGAGCGAGGCGGAGAGCCAGTGGCTGACTTCGATCTCGGGGCTGCTGACCCCGCTGCAGGGTGACATCCTTGTGCGCCTCCGTGGCGGCGAGGAGCTCACGCCCGAGGCGCTGGCCGCGGGGGAGTACCCGTGGTACGACGGCGAGAAGGTGAGCGAGGCAATCGCGGGCCTCGAACATTCCGGGCTGCTCTACCGCTACAACGGCATCTACAAGCTCAAGGGGCAGGCCGCGGAGCAGCCGGAATCGGCGAGGTCCGGCACTAGGCGCCGCCGGCGTCGCCGCCGCCGCAAGAACAACCGTGAGGTGGTCGTGGGCGCGCTGGAGAAGCTCGGCACCGCAACCGTCAGTGAGCTGGAGTCGGAGACGAAACTGTCTAAGACCCAGATCCGCTACGTGCTCAACACGCTTATCGAAGCCTCCTCGGCCACCATGGAGGGCGGCCGAGGCCAGCGCCGCACCACCTACACCCTGGTCGAGGGGGACAAGCCCCTAGATCGCGGTGTATCCGCCGTCGACGAGGTGGTAGGAGCCGTTGATGAAGGACGCGGCGTCGGAGAGTAG
- a CDS encoding SDR family NAD(P)-dependent oxidoreductase, with translation MGSLDHRVALVTGGGSGIGKAIAAELGREGAAVVVTDINAETARESAEAIEAAGGRAASMAHDAESLDQHIAAVEFAVETFGALHLAVNNAGIGEDGKPLAEKDMASWDKVIALNLSGVAYGCHAQLKQFLSQRDGVPCAIVNMGSIHSSVALKGGIPAYTAAKHGVVGLTKAIAADYADRGIRCNAVGPAYIDTPLLTDLRPETRELLVRLHPQGRLGEAEEVAKLAAFLLSDAASFINGSYHLVDGGYTAI, from the coding sequence GTGGGAAGTCTTGATCACAGGGTCGCGCTGGTCACGGGCGGCGGATCCGGCATTGGCAAGGCCATCGCCGCTGAACTCGGACGAGAGGGCGCCGCCGTCGTCGTCACCGACATCAACGCCGAGACGGCGCGGGAGAGCGCGGAGGCGATCGAGGCGGCCGGCGGGCGCGCCGCGTCGATGGCCCACGACGCAGAAAGCTTGGACCAGCACATTGCAGCGGTGGAGTTCGCAGTGGAGACGTTCGGCGCCCTCCACCTCGCTGTCAATAACGCCGGGATCGGCGAAGACGGCAAGCCCCTGGCAGAAAAAGACATGGCCTCTTGGGACAAGGTCATCGCCCTGAACCTCTCGGGCGTCGCCTACGGCTGCCACGCCCAGCTCAAGCAGTTCCTCTCCCAGAGAGACGGCGTGCCGTGCGCCATCGTCAACATGGGCTCAATCCACAGCTCCGTCGCCCTCAAAGGCGGCATCCCCGCCTACACCGCCGCCAAGCACGGCGTGGTCGGCCTTACCAAGGCGATCGCCGCGGACTACGCCGATCGGGGCATCCGCTGTAACGCGGTCGGCCCGGCCTACATCGACACTCCGTTGCTCACGGACCTCCGCCCGGAGACCCGCGAGCTTCTCGTCCGCCTCCACCCGCAGGGCCGCCTCGGCGAGGCGGAGGAAGTGGCTAAGCTGGCGGCGTTCCTACTCTCCGACGCCGCGTCCTTCATCAACGGCTCCTACCACCTCGTCGACGGCGGATACACCGCGATCTAG